In Crassostrea angulata isolate pt1a10 chromosome 4, ASM2561291v2, whole genome shotgun sequence, one genomic interval encodes:
- the LOC128181389 gene encoding probable sodium/potassium-transporting ATPase subunit beta-3 produces MASSASTGVETAATVSPSNPSLRQRVNDFCTFLYNSEEGSVLGRTGKSWAQIGIFYLIYYSCLSAFFAGMMAIFYQTLDWNYPRLQGPDTLLKQNPGIGFRPIPDVQSTLVRFVKADASTYSPYTDHIQAFLEYYENQNLNPQDGGTVADCDSVTGRRPEKDWDKPCRFDLTANLGADCVKQQTFGFDDGMPCILLKLNKIFDWQPESFTNDTVPAEVADLWEPYHVTIKCEGENPADKDNIGPIEYYPQGGFHFKYFPFRNQQAYRSPLVMARFIRPHPGVLVMVQCKAYARNIRHSQLEKAGMVHFELMVD; encoded by the exons ATGGCGTCCTCCGCTAGTACAGGTGTAGAGACTGCTGCTACAGTTTCCCCTTCCAATCCATCTCTCAGACAACGAGTTAATGATTTTTGTACCTTTTTGTACAATTCAGAAGAAGGATCTGTGCTCGGAAGAACTGGAAAGAGCTGGG CCCAGATTGGTATCTTCTATCTGATCTACTACTCATGCCTTTCCGCTTTCTTCGCTGGGATGATGGCCATCTTCTACCAGACCTTGGACTGGAACTACCCCAGACTTCAGGGACCTGATACCCTTCTCAAACAAAACCCAG GTATTGGATTCCGTCCCATTCCTGATGTGCAGTCTACTTTAGTCAGATTTGTTAAGGCTGATGCCTCCACATACTCTCCATACACCGACCACATCCAGGCTTTCCTCGAAT ACTACGAGAACCAGAACCTGAACCCCCAGGACGGAGGTACCGTGGCCGACTGTGACTCAGTGACTGGGCGCCGCCCAGAGAAGGACTGGGACAAGCCCTGCCGATTTGATCTGACCGCCAACCTGGGAGCTGATTGTGTCAAACAACAGACCTTTGGCTTTGACGATGGAATGCCATGTATTTTGCTGAAGCTCAACAAG ATCTTTGACTGGCAACCCGAGTCCTTCACCAATGACACAGTACCCGCGGAGGTAGCTGATCTGTGGGAGCCTTACCATGTCACCATCAAGTGTGAGGGAGAG AACCCCGCTGACAAGGACAACATCGGACCCATTGAGTACTACCCACAGGGAGGATTCCACTTCAAATATTTCCCATTCCGTAACCAGCAAGCTTACCGCTCCCCATTGGTGATGGCCAGATTCATCAGGCCCCACCCAGGTGTTCTCGTCATGGTTCAATGCAAAGCTTACGCCAGGAACATCCGGCACAGCCAGCTGGAGAAAGCCGGAATGGTCCACTTTGAATTGATGGTGGATTAA